Proteins from a genomic interval of Gemmatimonas sp.:
- the nuoE gene encoding NADH-quinone oxidoreductase subunit NuoE: protein MTDPMKNIQHLIPEFERWKERYPAGFEGSLTIPCLRRIQEERGYIADSDIDELVAYLGVPRTQVDEVLGFYTMFTRTPLGTHHLQVCHNASCSLRGAEGLISYLCGRLGIRPGETTPDGRFTLSTAECLASCGTAPMMMVNEGYHEDLTPAKVDALLEELAR from the coding sequence ATGACCGACCCCATGAAGAACATTCAGCATCTGATCCCCGAGTTCGAGCGCTGGAAGGAACGCTACCCCGCCGGGTTCGAGGGGTCGCTCACCATTCCCTGCCTGCGACGCATTCAGGAGGAACGCGGCTACATCGCCGACAGCGATATCGACGAACTGGTGGCGTACCTCGGCGTGCCCCGCACGCAGGTCGATGAAGTCCTCGGCTTCTACACCATGTTCACTCGGACGCCGCTGGGCACCCACCACCTGCAGGTGTGCCACAACGCCTCCTGTTCGCTGCGTGGGGCTGAGGGGCTCATCAGCTACCTGTGCGGTCGGCTGGGCATCCGGCCCGGCGAAACGACGCCGGACGGCCGGTTCACCCTGTCCACGGCGGAGTGTCTCGCCTCCTGCGGCACGGCGCCCATGATGATGGTGAACGAGGGCTACCACGAGGATCTCACGCCGGCCAAGGTCGACGCTCTGCTCGAGGAGCTGGCCCGGTGA
- a CDS encoding NADH-quinone oxidoreductase subunit C, producing the protein MTAPLFDRLREQLSPGEAGSGGQVSAETPVVCLGVQHKVLVFALTPDQLLPMARRLRDEFGFDLFLDVTAVDWPGAPLRFEVVWHFYSTAAHVRVRLKARVPDPDPTVDSLTPLYGAAGYMERECHDMYGIVFRGNPDLRPILLYEGFVGHPLRKDYPKQKEQPLVPYLPPQGALVR; encoded by the coding sequence GTGACCGCCCCACTCTTCGACCGGCTGCGCGAGCAGCTTTCCCCCGGCGAAGCGGGGTCGGGAGGACAGGTCAGTGCTGAGACCCCCGTCGTCTGCCTCGGGGTGCAGCACAAGGTCCTCGTCTTCGCCCTCACCCCCGATCAGCTGCTGCCGATGGCGCGTCGACTCCGCGACGAGTTCGGCTTCGATCTCTTCCTTGATGTGACCGCGGTGGACTGGCCTGGCGCGCCGCTCCGCTTCGAGGTGGTCTGGCATTTCTACTCGACCGCCGCGCACGTGCGCGTGCGCCTCAAGGCGCGCGTGCCCGACCCGGACCCCACCGTGGATTCGCTCACGCCGCTCTATGGCGCCGCCGGCTACATGGAGCGCGAGTGCCACGATATGTACGGGATCGTCTTCCGGGGGAACCCGGACTTGCGCCCGATCCTGCTGTACGAAGGCTTCGTCGGTCATCCGCTGCGCAAGGACTACCCGAAGCAGAAGGAGCAGCCGCTCGTGCCGTATCTTCCTCCGCAGGGTGCCCTTGTCCGCTGA
- a CDS encoding 2Fe-2S iron-sulfur cluster-binding protein, whose product MSHADRKRGNNEPVDTGKTIAFSINGVPCTAFKGETVIQAARRAGMDIPHFCWHPDLSVPGNCRICMVEVEQDKGDPWFDIGCNMPVTEGMRVLTESDTVKKLRRETMQFITLNHPVDCGICNKAGECILQDYHYEHNGRASLSIDRKNHATKFYPLSDRIMLDNERCIMCTRCVRFTHEVSESHALAAVHRGDHALIRPAEDANFNEDAYSDNVIDICPVGALLSRQNLDHARVWYTRATPSVCPGCSRGCSINIWHRKPEWALKALDPQLNTRIERVTPLENPAVNDMWICNKGRDLAQLFERPRAMQALVQGMPVELDVAIDRASALLRGARRVVALVSSWGSNEELAAFHGAFADRLGASMGAYAKPDQLPLPGEVLEDALLIKADKNPNLTAATARFPLLPADAAAALTDSDVVLVWGEGVADDVLPPGATVIRLDGYAFAHNATAHVFIPLSIQTERSGHYTNFAGTVTPFTACFPPKAPVAHAEQLFARLAGHPAPRALAGAGA is encoded by the coding sequence ATGAGCCACGCCGACCGCAAGCGCGGCAACAACGAGCCGGTGGACACCGGCAAGACGATCGCGTTCAGCATCAACGGCGTTCCGTGCACGGCGTTCAAGGGCGAGACCGTGATTCAGGCGGCACGGCGCGCGGGCATGGACATCCCGCACTTCTGCTGGCACCCGGATCTCTCGGTGCCGGGCAACTGCCGCATCTGCATGGTGGAGGTCGAACAGGACAAGGGCGACCCCTGGTTCGACATCGGCTGCAACATGCCGGTGACCGAGGGGATGCGGGTACTCACCGAATCCGACACGGTGAAGAAACTGCGTCGTGAAACGATGCAGTTCATCACCCTCAATCATCCGGTGGACTGCGGTATCTGCAACAAGGCTGGCGAGTGCATCCTGCAGGACTACCACTACGAGCACAACGGGCGCGCCTCGCTCTCCATCGACCGCAAGAACCACGCAACCAAGTTCTACCCGTTGTCCGACCGCATCATGCTGGACAACGAGCGGTGCATCATGTGCACGCGCTGCGTGCGCTTTACGCACGAGGTCTCGGAGTCGCACGCCCTCGCCGCCGTCCATCGCGGTGATCACGCGCTCATCCGCCCCGCGGAGGATGCGAACTTCAACGAGGACGCCTACTCCGACAATGTGATCGACATCTGTCCGGTGGGCGCCTTGCTGTCGCGGCAGAACCTCGATCATGCGCGTGTGTGGTATACCAGGGCCACACCGAGCGTCTGTCCGGGGTGCTCACGCGGGTGCAGCATCAACATCTGGCATCGCAAGCCCGAGTGGGCGCTCAAGGCGCTCGACCCGCAGCTCAATACGCGCATCGAGCGCGTGACCCCGCTGGAGAATCCGGCGGTGAACGATATGTGGATCTGCAACAAGGGACGTGACCTGGCGCAGCTCTTCGAGCGACCGCGTGCCATGCAGGCGCTGGTGCAGGGCATGCCGGTGGAACTGGACGTCGCCATCGACCGCGCCTCAGCGCTCCTGCGCGGCGCGCGCCGTGTCGTAGCCTTGGTCTCGAGTTGGGGATCCAACGAGGAACTCGCCGCTTTCCATGGTGCTTTCGCCGATCGGCTCGGCGCGTCGATGGGGGCGTACGCGAAGCCCGATCAGCTGCCGCTCCCGGGCGAAGTGCTCGAGGATGCGCTGCTCATCAAGGCCGACAAGAATCCCAATCTCACGGCCGCGACGGCCCGCTTCCCGCTGTTGCCCGCCGACGCGGCGGCGGCGCTCACGGACAGCGACGTGGTGCTCGTGTGGGGCGAAGGGGTGGCGGACGACGTGCTGCCGCCCGGCGCCACGGTCATCCGACTCGACGGCTATGCCTTCGCGCACAATGCCACCGCCCACGTGTTCATTCCGCTCAGCATTCAGACGGAGCGCAGCGGTCACTACACCAATTTTGCCGGCACGGTGACCCCGTTCACGGCCTGCTTCCCCCCCAAGGCACCGGTGGCGCACGCCGAGCAGCTCTTCGCGCGTCTGGCCGGTCACCCGGCGCCGCGCGCGCTGGCCGGAGCCGGCGCATGA
- a CDS encoding complex I subunit 1 family protein, with amino-acid sequence MSGTGMLPDLVVTLVFIGYAMVMLLSFGGLLTWVERKQSAVMADRVGANRAYIRIPFTNVKLVWLGLFHGMADGLKMLLKENFKPRTHDAVGYFLAPFLVFTPVLLVFAVIPFGGTVVPGQLIPALSSWFGDRAYPMQIANLDAGLLVVFAFSSLGIIGAMLAGWASDNKFSLLGGLRAGSQMISYELVMGLTVLGLILVYGTVNLGDIVRQQSGTIGGVLPAWGIVYQPFAAFLFLTAAIAENKRIPFDLPEAESELIAGYFTEYSAMKLGLFMFSEFIQIAVVGALFATLFLGGYNLPFMTDAGFSLPWGTEIALSQAVRVPLQLVTFLGKVALLCVIQIQIRWTLPRFRYDQMLGLSWKMLLPLSLANLAVTVVWMWLAGGGQ; translated from the coding sequence ATGAGCGGCACCGGGATGCTCCCCGATCTGGTGGTGACGCTGGTCTTCATCGGCTATGCGATGGTGATGCTGCTCAGCTTCGGCGGGCTGCTCACCTGGGTGGAACGCAAGCAGTCGGCGGTGATGGCGGACCGGGTGGGGGCCAATCGCGCCTACATCCGCATCCCGTTCACCAACGTGAAGCTGGTGTGGCTGGGGCTGTTCCATGGCATGGCTGACGGTCTCAAGATGCTGCTCAAGGAGAACTTCAAGCCGCGGACACACGATGCGGTGGGCTACTTCCTGGCGCCCTTCCTCGTGTTCACGCCGGTGCTGCTGGTCTTCGCGGTGATCCCGTTTGGCGGTACGGTGGTGCCGGGGCAACTCATTCCGGCGCTCTCCTCGTGGTTCGGGGACCGCGCCTACCCCATGCAGATCGCCAATCTCGATGCGGGGCTGCTGGTGGTGTTTGCCTTCAGCAGCCTCGGCATCATCGGCGCCATGCTTGCCGGCTGGGCCTCCGACAACAAGTTCTCGCTGCTGGGGGGGCTGCGGGCGGGGTCGCAGATGATCAGCTACGAGCTCGTCATGGGGCTGACGGTACTGGGACTCATCCTGGTGTACGGTACCGTGAACCTCGGCGACATCGTGCGCCAGCAGTCGGGCACCATCGGCGGCGTTCTACCGGCATGGGGTATCGTCTACCAGCCCTTCGCGGCGTTCCTCTTCCTCACGGCGGCCATCGCCGAGAACAAGCGCATTCCGTTCGATCTCCCCGAAGCCGAGTCCGAGCTCATCGCCGGCTACTTCACCGAGTACAGCGCGATGAAGCTCGGGCTCTTCATGTTCTCGGAGTTCATCCAGATCGCCGTGGTGGGCGCCCTGTTCGCCACGCTGTTTCTGGGCGGCTACAACCTGCCGTTCATGACCGACGCCGGGTTCTCGTTGCCGTGGGGCACCGAGATCGCGCTCAGCCAGGCGGTACGGGTTCCGCTGCAGCTCGTCACCTTCCTCGGCAAGGTCGCGCTGCTGTGCGTCATCCAGATCCAGATTCGCTGGACGCTGCCGCGGTTCCGGTACGATCAGATGCTTGGCCTGTCGTGGAAGATGTTGCTGCCGCTGTCGCTGGCGAATCTCGCCGTGACCGTGGTGTGGATGTGGCTCGCCGGAGGTGGCCAGTGA
- a CDS encoding SusC/RagA family TonB-linked outer membrane protein yields MSHRLSITRWAAAVTSLVLAGSLGAQQAPTGTISGKVIDAATKLPISDVRISLVGTMLAAPTNKDGEYRLLNVRAGSVSVAALRIGYKSVTQTATVTAGTTTSLNFEMSTSAINLSEVVVTGTAGNQERKAQSALVASVTAADIIKDAPVTNVANLLQSRVPGVALSSQSGTKGTATQIRIRGASSINLSNQPLVFIDGVRVNEGIIGSGQSGQAYDRFNDLNPDEIESIEVVKGPAAATLYGADASAGVIQIITKKGKAGSGSFQQTLRAEQGTSSVSYWDIPDNYANCTAATVAPTSTNPLCRGRAVGDLVSDNPLERVGAFRDGTERLVNYGIRGGGQNYGFALNYGSDNSSGTLPNESFNRYNLRTNANYIANSKLNFDIGLGLVQTATRLPDNDNNIFGWIGGALLGSPATRNDGPNAGLSNNGWFSNRQFNAINSVYRQLLSKRVTSSITANYAPTDWFTNRFTGGLDFANDLQTSFFPRNDSLWYGGLTDGGSNAQTSRGAERYTFDYLGNMKKQWGSDWETNLSFGLQVISTRNTNLNATGIGFVTNANNSIGSASQTTGGGGFTEQRQYGYLGQLQIGNQNKRFLQVGVRIDRNSSFGDQAPSFVLPKIGGSWAISEEGFFSPLTRFVNTLRLRAAYGTTGRSPNPGDALTTLAAASYNITGTTLAGAVLGNPGNADLKPERGTEFEAGLDAGFFDNKVSTEVTFFRKTTQDLIIARPIPPSLGFNANPLANLGSVLNQGVEVAVNVTAVNKRNVRWDVRGAANTLRNELTSLGGISPFALGGVGRALKGQQLGVMVAKRVRSVDAAANRVVVSDTLEPVGNLFPTLEWNITNTLTLFKNLRIAALLDAKRDFVVYNNTRFFRETQLVRSNLRLDPTALPAEERLRRFGPFVSEANGSAVPVNDAREPYIERGDFVRLRELSATYDVPRFLMDKLGKRVQGASVTLAFQNVRLWSDFSGADPEVNAQTGAFAREDFLTAPLPRRSVLRFNLNF; encoded by the coding sequence ATGTCCCATCGGTTGAGCATTACCCGTTGGGCAGCAGCGGTAACCTCCCTGGTCCTGGCGGGATCGTTGGGCGCGCAGCAGGCGCCCACCGGTACCATCAGCGGCAAGGTGATCGACGCCGCCACCAAGCTGCCAATTTCGGATGTTCGGATTTCTCTCGTAGGAACCATGCTGGCCGCTCCCACCAACAAGGATGGTGAGTACCGCCTGCTGAACGTTCGGGCGGGTAGCGTCAGCGTCGCCGCCCTGCGCATCGGCTACAAGTCGGTCACGCAGACAGCCACCGTCACCGCCGGCACGACGACCAGTCTCAACTTCGAGATGTCCACGTCGGCCATCAACCTGTCCGAAGTGGTCGTGACCGGCACCGCCGGCAACCAGGAGCGCAAGGCGCAGTCGGCGCTCGTCGCCTCCGTTACGGCGGCGGACATCATCAAGGACGCGCCCGTCACGAACGTGGCCAACCTGCTGCAGTCGCGCGTGCCCGGTGTGGCGCTCAGCTCGCAGTCGGGCACGAAGGGCACGGCCACGCAGATCCGCATCCGTGGTGCTTCCTCGATCAACCTGTCGAACCAGCCGCTTGTCTTCATCGATGGCGTGCGCGTGAACGAAGGCATCATCGGGTCCGGGCAGTCGGGGCAGGCCTACGACCGCTTCAACGACCTCAACCCCGATGAAATCGAAAGCATCGAGGTGGTGAAGGGCCCCGCGGCGGCGACGCTCTACGGTGCCGACGCCTCAGCCGGCGTGATCCAGATCATCACCAAGAAGGGCAAGGCGGGTTCGGGCAGCTTCCAGCAGACGCTGCGCGCCGAGCAGGGCACGTCGAGCGTGTCGTACTGGGACATCCCCGACAACTACGCCAATTGCACGGCGGCGACCGTGGCCCCCACGAGCACCAACCCGCTCTGCCGCGGTCGCGCGGTTGGTGACTTGGTGAGCGACAACCCGCTCGAGCGCGTCGGCGCCTTCCGCGACGGCACGGAGCGGCTCGTGAACTACGGCATCCGGGGTGGCGGCCAGAACTACGGCTTTGCCCTCAACTACGGGTCGGACAACTCGTCGGGCACGCTCCCCAACGAAAGCTTCAACCGCTACAACCTCCGCACGAACGCCAACTATATCGCCAACTCGAAGCTCAACTTCGACATCGGTCTTGGCCTCGTGCAAACGGCCACGCGCCTTCCGGACAACGACAACAACATCTTCGGCTGGATCGGCGGCGCCCTGCTGGGCAGCCCCGCCACCCGCAATGACGGGCCGAACGCCGGGCTGTCGAACAACGGCTGGTTCTCCAACCGCCAGTTCAACGCCATCAACTCGGTGTATCGCCAGCTGCTCTCCAAGCGCGTCACGTCGAGCATCACGGCCAACTACGCGCCCACCGACTGGTTCACCAACCGGTTCACCGGCGGTCTCGACTTCGCGAACGACCTGCAGACCAGCTTCTTCCCGCGCAACGACAGCCTCTGGTATGGCGGTCTGACCGACGGTGGCAGCAACGCCCAAACGTCGCGCGGCGCCGAGCGCTACACGTTCGACTACCTGGGCAACATGAAGAAGCAGTGGGGGAGCGACTGGGAAACGAACCTCTCGTTCGGCCTCCAGGTCATCTCGACCCGCAACACGAATCTGAACGCCACCGGCATCGGCTTCGTGACCAACGCGAACAACTCGATCGGCTCGGCGTCGCAGACCACGGGCGGTGGCGGCTTCACGGAGCAGCGTCAGTACGGCTACCTCGGCCAGCTGCAGATCGGCAACCAGAACAAGCGCTTCCTGCAGGTGGGTGTGCGCATCGACCGCAACTCGTCGTTCGGTGACCAGGCGCCGAGCTTCGTGCTCCCCAAGATCGGCGGTTCGTGGGCGATCAGCGAAGAAGGGTTCTTCTCCCCCCTGACCCGCTTCGTGAACACGCTGCGTCTCCGCGCCGCGTACGGCACCACGGGTCGCTCGCCGAACCCGGGTGACGCGCTCACCACGCTGGCCGCGGCGTCGTACAACATCACCGGCACGACGCTCGCCGGTGCCGTGCTCGGCAACCCCGGCAACGCCGACCTCAAGCCCGAGCGGGGTACGGAGTTCGAAGCGGGGCTCGATGCCGGCTTCTTCGACAACAAGGTGTCGACGGAAGTCACGTTCTTCCGCAAGACCACGCAGGATCTGATCATCGCCCGTCCGATTCCGCCGTCGCTTGGCTTCAACGCCAACCCGCTGGCGAATCTCGGCTCGGTGCTGAACCAGGGTGTGGAAGTCGCGGTCAACGTGACGGCGGTGAACAAGCGCAACGTGCGCTGGGATGTGCGTGGTGCGGCCAACACGCTGCGCAACGAGCTGACGAGCCTCGGTGGCATCTCGCCCTTCGCGCTTGGTGGCGTGGGTCGCGCCCTCAAGGGGCAGCAGCTCGGCGTGATGGTGGCCAAGCGCGTGCGCTCGGTCGACGCCGCGGCCAACCGCGTGGTCGTGAGCGATACGCTCGAGCCGGTGGGCAACCTGTTCCCGACGCTCGAGTGGAACATCACGAACACCCTGACGCTCTTCAAGAATCTGCGCATCGCCGCGCTGCTGGACGCGAAGCGTGACTTCGTGGTGTACAACAACACGCGCTTCTTCCGCGAGACGCAGCTGGTGCGTTCGAACCTGCGCCTCGACCCCACGGCCCTGCCGGCCGAAGAGCGGCTGCGCCGGTTCGGCCCGTTCGTGTCGGAAGCCAACGGGTCGGCGGTGCCGGTGAACGACGCTCGCGAGCCCTACATCGAGCGTGGCGACTTCGTGCGCCTGCGCGAACTGTCCGCCACGTACGATGTGCCGCGCTTTCTGATGGACAAGCTGGGCAAGCGCGTGCAGGGTGCCTCGGTGACGCTGGCGTTCCAGAACGTGCGCCTGTGGAGCGACTTCTCGGGGGCCGATCCGGAAGTGAACGCGCAGACGGGTGCCTTCGCGCGCGAAGACTTCCTCACGGCGCCGCTGCCGCGCCGCTCGGTGCTCCGTTTCAATCTCAACTTCTGA
- the nuoF gene encoding NADH-quinone oxidoreductase subunit NuoF — translation MSDAYPSPTLSGRKFFMNFPVTDTSHDLAAYRVRGGYQALEKVLRELQPADVIKEVSAAGLLGHGGAAFPAGRKWGVIRPDDGEPHYVCMNADEGEPGTFKDRWLLECVPHMSLEGLILASYAIGGRHAFIYIRGEFDLAWRRIQGAVDEAYAAGLLGKNILGTSYSLDVVVYRGAGSYVCGEASAMLASLEGKKGWPRNRPPRLTVKGLYQKPTVVNNVETLANVPVIMSLGAEDFRRTGTPKSPGTQMISISGHIVRPGVYEVEYGYSWERFLFEDCGGMLGGRELKCVIPGGVSTKILNRDEIRGVTLDHNSAVAAGSQLGSGGMIAVAEGTCMVRLARVIQRFYHHESCGQCTPCREGMGWMERVLDRIVRGEGRLDDIDRLYHISNANDGTTICSLGDSAGYACTAILDHYREEFEYYIKNGHSMMGGVLAIDDPFAGAVPTPLHATAGAR, via the coding sequence GTGAGTGACGCCTATCCCTCGCCCACGCTCTCCGGGCGGAAGTTCTTCATGAACTTCCCGGTCACCGACACATCGCACGACCTGGCGGCCTATCGCGTGCGCGGCGGCTACCAGGCCCTCGAGAAGGTACTGCGCGAGCTGCAGCCCGCCGACGTCATCAAGGAAGTGAGCGCGGCCGGCCTGCTGGGGCACGGTGGCGCCGCCTTCCCCGCCGGACGCAAGTGGGGCGTCATTCGCCCCGATGATGGCGAACCGCACTACGTGTGCATGAACGCCGATGAGGGCGAGCCCGGGACCTTCAAGGATCGCTGGCTGCTGGAGTGCGTGCCGCACATGTCGCTCGAGGGGCTCATCCTCGCGTCGTATGCCATCGGCGGACGCCACGCGTTCATCTACATTCGCGGGGAGTTTGATCTCGCGTGGCGACGCATTCAGGGGGCTGTCGATGAAGCGTACGCCGCCGGGCTGCTGGGGAAGAACATTCTCGGGACGTCGTACTCGCTCGATGTGGTGGTGTACCGCGGCGCGGGGTCGTACGTGTGCGGTGAGGCATCCGCCATGCTCGCCTCGCTCGAGGGGAAGAAGGGCTGGCCGCGCAACCGGCCGCCACGGCTCACGGTGAAGGGGCTGTACCAGAAACCCACTGTGGTGAACAACGTCGAGACGCTGGCCAACGTGCCGGTCATCATGAGCCTCGGTGCCGAAGACTTCCGGCGCACGGGTACGCCCAAGAGTCCGGGCACGCAGATGATCTCCATCTCGGGGCACATCGTGCGGCCGGGGGTATACGAGGTCGAGTACGGATACTCGTGGGAGCGGTTTCTCTTCGAGGACTGCGGCGGCATGCTCGGCGGGCGCGAACTCAAGTGCGTGATCCCCGGTGGGGTCTCCACCAAGATCCTCAATCGCGACGAGATTCGGGGCGTCACGCTCGACCACAACAGCGCCGTGGCAGCCGGTTCGCAGCTGGGGTCCGGCGGCATGATCGCCGTGGCGGAGGGCACATGCATGGTGCGTCTGGCGCGCGTCATCCAGCGCTTCTACCACCACGAATCCTGCGGGCAGTGCACCCCGTGTCGTGAGGGGATGGGGTGGATGGAGCGGGTGCTCGACCGCATCGTGCGCGGCGAGGGACGACTCGACGATATCGACCGGCTGTATCACATCTCCAATGCGAACGATGGCACCACCATCTGCAGCCTGGGCGATTCCGCCGGCTACGCCTGTACCGCCATCCTCGATCACTATCGCGAGGAGTTCGAGTACTACATCAAGAACGGCCACTCCATGATGGGCGGGGTGCTCGCCATCGACGACCCGTTCGCCGGTGCGGTGCCCACGCCGCTTCACGCCACTGCGGGGGCACGATGA
- a CDS encoding NADH-quinone oxidoreductase subunit D: MPLSADPVLRPPIANPVHPVFAASRDDTTVVSIGPSHPATHGTVQIIAEMDAEKVVRTDVHCGYLHRGFEKECEDHTWHNLMPYVDRLNYCSALINNFAYCDAVEQLMGIEITPRTKYLRTLLAEYSRVADHLTCVAAQLMELGAMTGFLYLVTARDSMYEHLAALTGARVTYSYGRIGGLAFDVPPGWFRRLEEILADYERYVGMVHGLVDRNRIFIDRMRNVGVIDTARAVHWGFTGPILRSTGAPRDLRKDTPYLAYGELDFDVPVGIKGDNYDRYYVRMREMDESVYMMRQLLDMIPEGPIMVDDRRCVFPEKELVYTEIESLINHFKLVMEGPVVPAGDIYVAHEGANGELGFYCVSNGEGQPYKVHVRAPSFVHMGGVHTILDGYQLADIVTTFGSVNMIGGECDR, translated from the coding sequence GTGCCCTTGTCCGCTGACCCCGTGCTCCGCCCGCCCATTGCGAACCCGGTGCATCCGGTGTTCGCGGCCAGTCGCGACGACACCACCGTGGTCAGCATCGGCCCGTCGCACCCCGCCACGCACGGTACGGTGCAGATCATCGCCGAGATGGATGCGGAAAAGGTGGTGCGTACCGACGTGCACTGTGGCTATCTCCACCGCGGATTCGAGAAGGAGTGCGAGGATCACACCTGGCACAACCTCATGCCGTACGTGGACCGGCTGAACTACTGCTCGGCGCTGATCAACAACTTCGCGTATTGCGACGCGGTCGAGCAGCTCATGGGCATCGAGATCACGCCCCGCACCAAGTACCTGCGCACGCTGCTCGCCGAGTACAGCCGCGTGGCCGACCACCTCACGTGCGTGGCGGCCCAGCTCATGGAGCTGGGCGCCATGACCGGGTTTCTGTACCTGGTCACCGCCCGCGACAGCATGTATGAGCATCTCGCGGCGCTCACCGGCGCGCGGGTCACCTATTCGTACGGTCGCATAGGTGGACTGGCCTTCGACGTGCCCCCGGGCTGGTTCCGGCGGCTCGAGGAGATCCTCGCGGACTACGAGCGGTACGTGGGCATGGTGCACGGCCTCGTCGACCGCAATCGCATCTTCATCGACCGCATGCGCAACGTGGGCGTCATCGACACGGCGCGCGCCGTTCATTGGGGGTTCACCGGACCCATCCTGCGCAGCACCGGCGCCCCGCGTGACCTGCGCAAGGACACGCCGTACCTGGCGTACGGAGAACTCGATTTCGACGTGCCCGTGGGGATCAAGGGCGACAACTACGACCGGTACTACGTGCGCATGCGCGAGATGGACGAGTCGGTGTACATGATGCGCCAGCTGCTCGACATGATCCCCGAGGGGCCCATCATGGTCGATGACCGCCGCTGCGTGTTTCCCGAGAAGGAACTCGTGTACACGGAGATCGAGTCGCTCATCAATCACTTCAAGCTCGTCATGGAAGGGCCCGTCGTGCCGGCCGGCGACATCTACGTGGCCCACGAAGGGGCCAACGGTGAGCTCGGCTTCTACTGCGTCAGCAACGGCGAGGGCCAGCCGTACAAGGTGCATGTGCGCGCCCCCAGTTTCGTCCACATGGGGGGGGTGCACACCATACTCGATGGGTACCAGTTGGCCGACATCGTGACCACCTTCGGGTCGGTCAACATGATTGGCGGCGAGTGCGATCGATGA
- the nuoB gene encoding NADH-quinone oxidoreductase subunit NuoB, whose protein sequence is MYGKRLPILDGTGAAASAGTGVEAHSKPATFEYLTTRKDELVGWARKFSLFPYPFVTACCAMEFMAVSASNYDTDRFGAALPRFSPRQADLLMVVGTVTQKQAPILLKVYEQMCEPKWVMAFGVCASTGGFYQNYASLPGIDRIIPVDIYVPGCPPRPEMVIDGIMRLQEKIAQGRHPIINDRF, encoded by the coding sequence ATGTACGGCAAGCGACTTCCCATTCTCGACGGCACGGGTGCCGCGGCCTCCGCCGGCACGGGCGTCGAGGCGCACAGCAAGCCCGCCACCTTCGAGTACCTCACCACCCGCAAGGACGAACTGGTCGGCTGGGCGCGCAAGTTCTCGCTCTTTCCGTACCCCTTCGTCACGGCCTGCTGTGCCATGGAGTTCATGGCCGTCAGCGCATCCAATTACGACACGGACCGCTTCGGTGCCGCACTGCCGCGCTTCTCCCCGCGGCAGGCCGACCTGCTCATGGTCGTCGGTACCGTGACGCAGAAGCAGGCTCCCATTCTGCTCAAGGTCTACGAGCAGATGTGCGAACCCAAGTGGGTCATGGCCTTCGGCGTCTGCGCGAGCACGGGGGGCTTCTATCAGAACTACGCGTCGCTCCCCGGCATCGACCGCATCATTCCCGTGGACATCTACGTGCCGGGGTGTCCGCCTCGTCCCGAGATGGTCATCGACGGCATCATGCGCCTGCAGGAAAAGATCGCGCAGGGGCGACATCCCATCATCAACGACCGATTCTGA
- a CDS encoding NADH-quinone oxidoreductase subunit A has product MTPYLTFLLYLTAIVGFVGLALSLNALLGPKPAGTSTKLEPFECGATPVDVINVKAVPIKYYAVAIAFLLFDLETMFLFIWALGARPLSGFMVFTFFLFAALLVLCLLYVYKARILEAVTE; this is encoded by the coding sequence ATGACGCCGTATCTCACATTTCTGCTCTATCTGACCGCCATTGTCGGCTTTGTCGGCCTGGCGCTGTCGTTGAACGCTCTGCTGGGCCCCAAACCGGCAGGCACGTCCACCAAGCTGGAGCCCTTCGAGTGCGGCGCCACGCCCGTGGATGTCATCAATGTGAAGGCCGTCCCCATCAAGTATTACGCGGTGGCCATCGCGTTCCTGCTGTTCGACCTCGAAACCATGTTCCTGTTCATCTGGGCCCTCGGAGCACGCCCGCTCTCCGGGTTCATGGTGTTCACGTTCTTCCTGTTTGCCGCACTGCTGGTGCTCTGCCTGCTGTACGTCTACAAGGCGCGCATCCTCGAAGCGGTGACGGAGTAG